A single Primulina eburnea isolate SZY01 chromosome 11, ASM2296580v1, whole genome shotgun sequence DNA region contains:
- the LOC140806054 gene encoding uncharacterized protein isoform X1, with translation MSSSSPLCEARQLTLPKLLHTSTPHLSSLMYDSKSSSLAFRHFDSSFSLYPCVNPLRLSSFPSPQTLIPSPTSSATFLHLQTSPESATTLFLTCSPVLRPSSSTLFRFYVLRDDRFGKIKVLSNHRDLVWDQSKGGMVFNTNHGVSMKLSGGINVFSLYSVSNSKIWVFAVRLICDNVGPEALKLMKCAVIDCCFPIFEIRVLFGFLILGEENGVRVFPLRPLVKGKQRKEKKSGGKRSNLQCGSSNGGKTLVTDEELNLLSVKSEKREKHNDSVKLRVMKLRQDSKDAGGVFVAFKDKDFNGSVSVNMPGKSLKAISVEALSVNKFVILDSIGNLHVLCLSSSLHGLDACCVMKQSIQTMKVLKMAVFHDVSAVAQTVWISDGCYTVHLMAVSGVDASVDDSEVEGTDEKLVTTSVTQAILTSEKIHDMVPMNANAVLILGEGSLFAYAIS, from the exons ATGTCATCGTCTTCTCCGCTATGTGAAGCCCGGCAGTTAACTCTTCCCAAGCTACTTCACACTTCGACGCCACATCTATCATCCCTTATGTACGATTCCAAGTCCAGTTCACTCGCCTTTCGCCACTTTGATTCATCGTTTTCTCTGTACCCTTGTGTTAACCCTTTGCGTCTTTCATCTTTTCCCTCCCCACAAACCCTCATCCCTTCCCCCACCTCCTCCGCCACCTTCCTCCACCTCCAAACATCTCCTGAATCCGCCACCACCCTTTTCCTCACGTGCTCCCCCGTTCTCCGTCCTTCCTCATCCACCCTCTTCCGCTTCTACGTTTTGCGGGACGACCGTTTCGGGAAAATCAAGGTTTTATCGAATCACAGGGATTTGGTCTGGGATCAGAGTAAGGGAGGTATGGTGTTTAATACTAATCATGGGGTTTCGATGAAATTGTCTGGTGGGATTAATGTTTTCTCGCTGTACTCGGTTTCCAACTCTAAGATATGGGTTTTTGCTGTGAGATTGATTTGTGATAATGTTGGCCCCGAGGCTTTGAAGCTTATGAAGTGTGCGGTTATTGATTGTTGTTTCCCCATATTCGAAATTAGGGTTTTGTTTGGGTTCTTAATTCTTGGGGAAGAGAACGGGGTCAGAGTTTTCCCGCTCCGTCCCTTGGTTAAGGGTAAGCAGAGAAAGGAGAAGAAAAGTGGTGGTAAAAGATCCAATTTGCAATGTGGATCGAGTAATGGAGGGAAAACTTTGGTTACAGATGAGGAATTGAATTTGTTATCTGTCAAGAGTGAAAAGAGAGAGAAGCACAATGATTCGG TAAAGTTGAGGGTTATGAAACTGAGACAAGACTCTAAAGATGCGGGTGGTGTATTTGTGGCTTTCAAGGATAAGGATTTTAATGGGTCTGTATCTGTGAATATGCCTGGCAAATCATTGAAGGCAATTTCTGTCGAGGCATTGTCTGTAAACAAATTTGTGATCTTAGACTCTATAGGAAATTTACACGTGTTGTGTCTCTCATCTTCTCTCCATGGATTGGATGCCTGCTGTGTAATGAAGCAGTCAATTCAAACAATGAAAGTTCTTAAGATGGCTGTTTTTCATGATGTTTCCGCAG TGGCACAAACCGTCTGGATCTCAGATGGATGCTATACCGTGCACCTGATGGCAGTTTCTGGCGTGGACGCTTCTGTTGATGATTCTGAAGTGGAGGGCACAGATGAAAAACTAGTAACAACTTCAG TTACTCAAGCAATTTTGACCAGTGAAAAGATCCATGATATGGTGCCAATGAATGCTAATGCCGTCCTTATTTTGGGTGAAG GAAGCTTGTTTGCCTATGCAATTTCTTAG
- the LOC140806054 gene encoding uncharacterized protein isoform X2: MSSSSPLCEARQLTLPKLLHTSTPHLSSLMYDSKSSSLAFRHFDSSFSLYPCVNPLRLSSFPSPQTLIPSPTSSATFLHLQTSPESATTLFLTCSPVLRPSSSTLFRFYVLRDDRFGKIKVLSNHRDLVWDQSKGGMVFNTNHGVSMKLSGGINVFSLYSVSNSKIWVFAVRLICDNVGPEALKLMKCAVIDCCFPIFEIRVLFGFLILGEENGVRVFPLRPLVKGKQRKEKKSGGKRSNLQCGSSNGGKTLVTDEELNLLSVKSEKREKHNDSVKLRVMKLRQDSKDAGGVFVAFKDKDFNGSVSVNMPGKSLKAISVEALSVNKFVILDSIGNLHVLCLSSSLHGLDACCVMKQSIQTMKVLKMAVFHDVSADGCYTVHLMAVSGVDASVDDSEVEGTDEKLVTTSVTQAILTSEKIHDMVPMNANAVLILGEGSLFAYAIS; the protein is encoded by the exons ATGTCATCGTCTTCTCCGCTATGTGAAGCCCGGCAGTTAACTCTTCCCAAGCTACTTCACACTTCGACGCCACATCTATCATCCCTTATGTACGATTCCAAGTCCAGTTCACTCGCCTTTCGCCACTTTGATTCATCGTTTTCTCTGTACCCTTGTGTTAACCCTTTGCGTCTTTCATCTTTTCCCTCCCCACAAACCCTCATCCCTTCCCCCACCTCCTCCGCCACCTTCCTCCACCTCCAAACATCTCCTGAATCCGCCACCACCCTTTTCCTCACGTGCTCCCCCGTTCTCCGTCCTTCCTCATCCACCCTCTTCCGCTTCTACGTTTTGCGGGACGACCGTTTCGGGAAAATCAAGGTTTTATCGAATCACAGGGATTTGGTCTGGGATCAGAGTAAGGGAGGTATGGTGTTTAATACTAATCATGGGGTTTCGATGAAATTGTCTGGTGGGATTAATGTTTTCTCGCTGTACTCGGTTTCCAACTCTAAGATATGGGTTTTTGCTGTGAGATTGATTTGTGATAATGTTGGCCCCGAGGCTTTGAAGCTTATGAAGTGTGCGGTTATTGATTGTTGTTTCCCCATATTCGAAATTAGGGTTTTGTTTGGGTTCTTAATTCTTGGGGAAGAGAACGGGGTCAGAGTTTTCCCGCTCCGTCCCTTGGTTAAGGGTAAGCAGAGAAAGGAGAAGAAAAGTGGTGGTAAAAGATCCAATTTGCAATGTGGATCGAGTAATGGAGGGAAAACTTTGGTTACAGATGAGGAATTGAATTTGTTATCTGTCAAGAGTGAAAAGAGAGAGAAGCACAATGATTCGG TAAAGTTGAGGGTTATGAAACTGAGACAAGACTCTAAAGATGCGGGTGGTGTATTTGTGGCTTTCAAGGATAAGGATTTTAATGGGTCTGTATCTGTGAATATGCCTGGCAAATCATTGAAGGCAATTTCTGTCGAGGCATTGTCTGTAAACAAATTTGTGATCTTAGACTCTATAGGAAATTTACACGTGTTGTGTCTCTCATCTTCTCTCCATGGATTGGATGCCTGCTGTGTAATGAAGCAGTCAATTCAAACAATGAAAGTTCTTAAGATGGCTGTTTTTCATGATGTTTCCGCAG ATGGATGCTATACCGTGCACCTGATGGCAGTTTCTGGCGTGGACGCTTCTGTTGATGATTCTGAAGTGGAGGGCACAGATGAAAAACTAGTAACAACTTCAG TTACTCAAGCAATTTTGACCAGTGAAAAGATCCATGATATGGTGCCAATGAATGCTAATGCCGTCCTTATTTTGGGTGAAG GAAGCTTGTTTGCCTATGCAATTTCTTAG